From one Planococcus citri chromosome 3, ihPlaCitr1.1, whole genome shotgun sequence genomic stretch:
- the LOC135840974 gene encoding uncharacterized protein LOC135840974 isoform X2: protein MMTMFWVSNIYILLLVTCLGNAQFFDYFDDSNPCPPYPLTFGSNVGFVVPNATDPCVAPLPQPNPVPPAGNKAAPEPGAGGNCSVINPNGSLEKGNSLFIILDPKSLQAILQVVPPCNKTDVPPPPTGALPPPSAGGPLPLAPGGPPPPPTGGPAPPPTGALPPPPAGGPLPPPAGGPPPPSTGGLSPPTGGSPPPPGGGPPPLSPPASAIPPENAGPPPAAPSDTGGAAPVPPGVGPGTDDTPNTAENKDKPAPLVKRQVPADSPAIPEVNPVDPNLIPPAGPAPGPIDPSIPPIPEVNPIDPNLVPPAGPAPGQIDPNLVPPAGPAPGPIDPSIPPIPEVNPIDPNLVPPAGPAPGPVDPSVPPLPEVNPTDPNLVPPTGPAPGPIDPSVPPLPEVNPLDPSLPTGLPVDPNAIPLPEAPPIDNAIPPPPTTPGGLLCNLLTLIQTLVNSILQFVLNLLKQLIHLIIQLLENIIRTLLGKLLPDILKTLEQLLGSLLPNLLKDVGNLVDTALNDLLGKHGLVPGLVNGLSGPGALIGGSNGNSAPVISAVNGIITDVEELVKDILEVPVVDTVRLLEDVSKLLNNTLEDLLDDVEKLADDLLTDLLGNSSIVAGLTNDVTTLLKDVLGDTVCNVEKLLTNSNSLGQLIQNLLKLIRNLLDDVLRDVDKLLVDKLVKLLGEKGLLDKLLDNLLKLLTDLLNNLLAPKLKQLENSQIIKNPDEFKKEAIAKVANSIPGSNVIPGGPLLGDSLALALDGLLNDLIKTVQNLLKNLKDLLVGRNSGLINNLLNTVRKLLDNLLKNLGRGVGVLLPPAVSKLINPSALLGPLGTVITNILKLVVCDSCKKPIPPVTTAPPVTDVPPVTDVPPVTDVPPVTVPPIDSNSSLPCIPYYYPIPPIGEDCIEDNLFDNINDPDGFVSGLNVYQDFISRNIYDSIAGEFGDSLVDSLLGSDYRDCRGLSDSSLFPLDFEALPNRLINGLEESRKLTSDLGSSGLWNLVNTLTKTTSSASPTIPFPPLPLPGAAPLPGAVPPPGGAPPPGAVPPPGGAPPPGAVPPPGGAPPPGAVPPLGGAPTPGAVPPPGGAPLPGAAPLPGAAPLPGAAPPPGGAPTPGAVPPPGGAPLPGAALS, encoded by the exons ATGATGACGATGTTTTGG GTATCCAACATCTATATTCTACTTCTCGTGACGTGTCTCGGCAATGCCCAATTCTTCGATTACTTTGACGATTCCAATCCATGTCCACCTTATCCATTGACTTTTGGTAGCAACGTAGGTTTCGTTGTGCCAAATGCAACAGATCCTTGTGTTGCTCCATTACCTCAGCCAAATCCTGTACCACCAGCTGGGAACAAAGCAGCACCCGAACCAGGGGCAGGTGGTAACTGTTCTGTGATTAACCCGAATGGAAGTTTGGAAAAAGGCAATTCTCTGTTTATAATTCTCGATCCTAAATCTTTGCAAGCGATATTGCAAGTTGTTCCGCCATGTAATAAGACTGATGTTCCACCTCCTCCAACAGGAGCCCTACCTCCTCCTTCAGCAGGTGGACCACTTCCGCTTGCGCCTGGAGGACCACCACCACCTCCAACAGGTGGACCGGCACCTCCTCCAACAGGAGCACTACCACCTCCCCCAGCAGGTGGACCACTTCCTCCTCCGGCAGGAGGACCACCACCACCCTCAACAGGAGGACTATCACCTCCAACAGGTGGATCACCACCTCCTCCAGGAGGAGGACCACCACCATTATCACCGCCAGCATCAGCAATTCCACCTGAAAATGCTGGACCACCTCCAGCTGCACCAAGTGATACTGGTGGTGCAGCTCCTGTACCACCAGGAGTTGGCCCTGGTACAGATGATACACCAAATACGGCTGAAAATAAGGATAAACCGGCTCCTCTTGTGAAAAGGCAAGTTCCGGCAGACTCACCAGCCATTCCTGAAGTGAACCCAGTTGATCCGAACTTAATACCTCCTGCCGGACCTGCGCCTGGACCAATTGACCCATCCATACCTCCCATTCCTGAAGTGAACCCAATTGATCCAAACTTAGTACCTCCTGCCGGACCTGCGCCTGGACAAATTGACCCAAACTTAGTACCTCCTGCAGGACCTGCGC CTGGACCAATTGACCCATCCATACCTCCCATTCCTGAAGTGAACCCAATTGATCCAAACTTGGTACCTCCTGCAGGACCTGCGCCTGGACCAGTTGACCCATCCGTACCTCCCCTTCCTGAAGTGAACCCAACTGATCCAAACTTAGTACCTCCTACAGGACCTGCACCTGGACCAATTGACCCATCTGTACCTCCCCTTCCTGAAGTGAACCCACTCGATCCAAGTCTTCCTACTGGTTTACCTGTTGATCCAAATGCAATTCCTTTACCTGAAGCACCACCTATTGATAATGCAATTCCTCCTCCTCCAACTACACCAGGTGGCCTCCTATGCAACCTATTAACATTGATACAGACTTTGGTAAATTCGATATTACAATTTGTTCTGAATCTCTTAAAgcaattgattcatttaataaTTCAGCTATTAGAAAACATCATCAGAACACTTCTTGGTAAGTTGTTACCAGACATACTGAAAACTCTAGAGCAGTTGTTAGGCTCGTTGCTCCCAAATCTCTTGAAGGATGTGGGGAACTTGGTCGATACCGCATTAAATGACCTACTTGGCAAACATGGATTAGTGCCTGGATTAGTCAATGGCCTTTCAGGACCTGGAGCACTGATTGGGGGTTCAAACGGTAATTCTGCTCCTGTAATCAGTGCTGTGAATGGAATTATAACAGACGTGGAAGAATTAGTGAAAGACATACTGGAAGTTCCTGTGGTAGATACAGTCCGCTTACTTGAAGATGTCTCCAAGCTGTTGAACAACACATTGGAAGATTTATTAGACGATGTTGAAAAACTAGCTGATGATCTATTGACTGATTTATTGGGTAACTCATCCATTGTTGCTGGTTTAACaaatgatgtaacaactttattaAAAGATGTTCTGGGAGACACAGTGTGCAACGTTGAAAAACTACTAACAAATAGCAACTCATTAGGCCAATTgattcaaaacttgttgaaattgatcagaaatctactggatgATGTCCTAAGAGAcgttgataaattactggttgATAAGCTAGTCAAGCTACTTGGAGAGAAAGGATTACTAGATAAGTTACTAGACAATCTTCTCAAACTTCTGACAGATTTGTTGAACAATTTACTCGCACCCAAGTTGAAACAAttggaaaattctcaaattatcaaaaacccAGACGAATTCAAAAAAGAAGCTATAGCCAAAGTGGCGAATAGTATACCTGGCTCAAACGTCATTCCTGGAGGACCTCTGCTTGGAGATAGTTTAGCACTTGCTTTAGATGGGCTTCTCAACGACTTgataaaaactgttcaaaatttgcttaaaaacttgaaagattTACTAGTTGGCAGGAATAGTGGCTTAATCAATAATTTACTGAATACCGTTCGCAAATTACTCGACAATCTGTTGAAAAACTTGGGTAGAGGAGTGGGAGTACTATTACCTCCCGCTGTATCGAAATTGATAAATCCATCTGCCCTACTTGGACCTCTTGGTACTGTTATAACAAATATCTTGAAGCTAGTTGTATGCGATTCTTGTAAGAAACCAATACCTCCTGTAACAACCGCGCCACCAGTAACAGATGTGCCTCCAGTTACTGATGTGCCCCCAGTTACAGACGTGCCTCCAGTTACTGTACCTCCAATTGACTCGAATTCTTCTCTGCCATGTATTCCATATTACTACCCCATTCCACCCATTGGTGAAGATTGCATTGAAGATAACTTGTTTGATAACATCAACGATCCTGATGGTTTTGTATCAGGACTAAATGTGTATCAAGATTTCATCAGTCGTAATATCTACGACAGTATTGCTGGAGAGTTTGGAGATTCGTTAGTTGATTCTTTACTTGGATCTGACTATAGAGATTGTCGAGGACTTAGTGACAGTAGCTTGTTTCCTTTAGATTTTGAGGCATTACCAAATCGTTTAATAAATGGTTTAGAAGAATCTAGAAAGCTTACTAGTGATCTTGGTTCTAGCGGACTATGGAATTTAGTTAATACTTTAACCAAAACTACTTCATCAGCATCTCCAACAATACCATTTCCACCTCTGCCGTTGCCAGGAGCAGCACCCCTACCAGGGGCAGTACCTCCACCAGGAGGAGCACCTCCACCAGGAGCAGTACCTCCGCCGGGAGGAGCGCCACCGCCAGGAGCAGTACCTCCGCCGGGAGGAGCGCCACCGCCAGGAGCAGTACCACCGCTGGGAGGAGCACCTACACCAGGAGCAGTACCTCCACCGGGAGGAGCACCTCTACCAGGAGCAGCACCTCTACCAGGAGCAGCACCTCTACCAGGAGCAGCACCTCCACCGGGAGGAGCACCTACACCAGGAGCAGTACCTCCACCAGGAGGAGCACCTCTACCAGGAGCAGCACTCTCCTGA
- the LOC135840974 gene encoding uncharacterized protein LOC135840974 isoform X5: MMTMFWVSNIYILLLVTCLGNAQFFDYFDDSNPCPPYPLTFGSNVGFVVPNATDPCVAPLPQPNPVPPAGNKAAPEPGAGGNCSVINPNGSLEKGNSLFIILDPKSLQAILQVVPPCNKTDVPPPPTGALPPPSAGGPLPLAPGGPPPPPTGGPAPPPTGALPPPPAGGPLPPPAGGPPPPSTGGLSPPTGGSPPPPGGGPPPLSPPASAIPPENAGPPPAAPSDTGGAAPVPPGVGPGTDDTPNTAENKDKPAPLVKRQVPADSPAIPEVNPVDPNLIPPAGPAPGPIDPSIPPIPEVNPIDPNLVPPAGPAPGPIDPSIPPIPEVNPIDPNLVPPAGPAPGPVDPSVPPLPEVNPTDPNLVPPTGPAPGPIDPSVPPLPEVNPLDPSLPTGLPVDPNAIPLPEAPPIDNAIPPPPTTPGGLLCNLLTLIQTLVNSILQFVLNLLKQLIHLIIQLLENIIRTLLGKLLPDILKTLEQLLGSLLPNLLKDVGNLVDTALNDLLGKHGLVPGLVNGLSGPGALIGGSNGNSAPVISAVNGIITDVEELVKDILEVPVVDTVRLLEDVSKLLNNTLEDLLDDVEKLADDLLTDLLGNSSIVAGLTNDVTTLLKDVLGDTVCNVEKLLTNSNSLGQLIQNLLKLIRNLLDDVLRDVDKLLVDKLVKLLGEKGLLDKLLDNLLKLLTDLLNNLLAPKLKQLENSQIIKNPDEFKKEAIAKVANSIPGSNVIPGGPLLGDSLALALDGLLNDLIKTVQNLLKNLKDLLVGRNSGLINNLLNTVRKLLDNLLKNLGRGVGVLLPPAVSKLINPSALLGPLGTVITNILKLVVCDSCKKPIPPVTTAPPVTDVPPVTDVPPVTDVPPVTVPPIDSNSSLPCIPYYYPIPPIGEDCIEDNLFDNINDPDGFVSGLNVYQDFISRNIYDSIAGEFGDSLVDSLLGSDYRDCRGLSDSSLFPLDFEALPNRLINGLEESRKLTSDLGSSGLWNLVNTLTKTTSSASPTIPFPPLPLPGAAPLPGAVPPPGGAPPPGAVPPPGGAPPPGAVPPPGGAPPPGAVPPLGGAPTPGAVPPPGGAPLPGAAPLPGAAPLPGAAPPPGGAPTPGAVPPPGGAPLPGAALS, encoded by the exons ATGATGACGATGTTTTGG GTATCCAACATCTATATTCTACTTCTCGTGACGTGTCTCGGCAATGCCCAATTCTTCGATTACTTTGACGATTCCAATCCATGTCCACCTTATCCATTGACTTTTGGTAGCAACGTAGGTTTCGTTGTGCCAAATGCAACAGATCCTTGTGTTGCTCCATTACCTCAGCCAAATCCTGTACCACCAGCTGGGAACAAAGCAGCACCCGAACCAGGGGCAGGTGGTAACTGTTCTGTGATTAACCCGAATGGAAGTTTGGAAAAAGGCAATTCTCTGTTTATAATTCTCGATCCTAAATCTTTGCAAGCGATATTGCAAGTTGTTCCGCCATGTAATAAGACTGATGTTCCACCTCCTCCAACAGGAGCCCTACCTCCTCCTTCAGCAGGTGGACCACTTCCGCTTGCGCCTGGAGGACCACCACCACCTCCAACAGGTGGACCGGCACCTCCTCCAACAGGAGCACTACCACCTCCCCCAGCAGGTGGACCACTTCCTCCTCCGGCAGGAGGACCACCACCACCCTCAACAGGAGGACTATCACCTCCAACAGGTGGATCACCACCTCCTCCAGGAGGAGGACCACCACCATTATCACCGCCAGCATCAGCAATTCCACCTGAAAATGCTGGACCACCTCCAGCTGCACCAAGTGATACTGGTGGTGCAGCTCCTGTACCACCAGGAGTTGGCCCTGGTACAGATGATACACCAAATACGGCTGAAAATAAGGATAAACCGGCTCCTCTTGTGAAAAGGCAAGTTCCGGCAGACTCACCAGCCATTCCTGAAGTGAACCCAGTTGATCCGAACTTAATACCTCCTGCCGGACCTGCGCCTGGACCAATTGACCCATCCATACCTCCCATTCCTGAAGTGAACCCAATTGATCCAAACTTAGTAC CTCCTGCAGGACCTGCGC CTGGACCAATTGACCCATCCATACCTCCCATTCCTGAAGTGAACCCAATTGATCCAAACTTGGTACCTCCTGCAGGACCTGCGCCTGGACCAGTTGACCCATCCGTACCTCCCCTTCCTGAAGTGAACCCAACTGATCCAAACTTAGTACCTCCTACAGGACCTGCACCTGGACCAATTGACCCATCTGTACCTCCCCTTCCTGAAGTGAACCCACTCGATCCAAGTCTTCCTACTGGTTTACCTGTTGATCCAAATGCAATTCCTTTACCTGAAGCACCACCTATTGATAATGCAATTCCTCCTCCTCCAACTACACCAGGTGGCCTCCTATGCAACCTATTAACATTGATACAGACTTTGGTAAATTCGATATTACAATTTGTTCTGAATCTCTTAAAgcaattgattcatttaataaTTCAGCTATTAGAAAACATCATCAGAACACTTCTTGGTAAGTTGTTACCAGACATACTGAAAACTCTAGAGCAGTTGTTAGGCTCGTTGCTCCCAAATCTCTTGAAGGATGTGGGGAACTTGGTCGATACCGCATTAAATGACCTACTTGGCAAACATGGATTAGTGCCTGGATTAGTCAATGGCCTTTCAGGACCTGGAGCACTGATTGGGGGTTCAAACGGTAATTCTGCTCCTGTAATCAGTGCTGTGAATGGAATTATAACAGACGTGGAAGAATTAGTGAAAGACATACTGGAAGTTCCTGTGGTAGATACAGTCCGCTTACTTGAAGATGTCTCCAAGCTGTTGAACAACACATTGGAAGATTTATTAGACGATGTTGAAAAACTAGCTGATGATCTATTGACTGATTTATTGGGTAACTCATCCATTGTTGCTGGTTTAACaaatgatgtaacaactttattaAAAGATGTTCTGGGAGACACAGTGTGCAACGTTGAAAAACTACTAACAAATAGCAACTCATTAGGCCAATTgattcaaaacttgttgaaattgatcagaaatctactggatgATGTCCTAAGAGAcgttgataaattactggttgATAAGCTAGTCAAGCTACTTGGAGAGAAAGGATTACTAGATAAGTTACTAGACAATCTTCTCAAACTTCTGACAGATTTGTTGAACAATTTACTCGCACCCAAGTTGAAACAAttggaaaattctcaaattatcaaaaacccAGACGAATTCAAAAAAGAAGCTATAGCCAAAGTGGCGAATAGTATACCTGGCTCAAACGTCATTCCTGGAGGACCTCTGCTTGGAGATAGTTTAGCACTTGCTTTAGATGGGCTTCTCAACGACTTgataaaaactgttcaaaatttgcttaaaaacttgaaagattTACTAGTTGGCAGGAATAGTGGCTTAATCAATAATTTACTGAATACCGTTCGCAAATTACTCGACAATCTGTTGAAAAACTTGGGTAGAGGAGTGGGAGTACTATTACCTCCCGCTGTATCGAAATTGATAAATCCATCTGCCCTACTTGGACCTCTTGGTACTGTTATAACAAATATCTTGAAGCTAGTTGTATGCGATTCTTGTAAGAAACCAATACCTCCTGTAACAACCGCGCCACCAGTAACAGATGTGCCTCCAGTTACTGATGTGCCCCCAGTTACAGACGTGCCTCCAGTTACTGTACCTCCAATTGACTCGAATTCTTCTCTGCCATGTATTCCATATTACTACCCCATTCCACCCATTGGTGAAGATTGCATTGAAGATAACTTGTTTGATAACATCAACGATCCTGATGGTTTTGTATCAGGACTAAATGTGTATCAAGATTTCATCAGTCGTAATATCTACGACAGTATTGCTGGAGAGTTTGGAGATTCGTTAGTTGATTCTTTACTTGGATCTGACTATAGAGATTGTCGAGGACTTAGTGACAGTAGCTTGTTTCCTTTAGATTTTGAGGCATTACCAAATCGTTTAATAAATGGTTTAGAAGAATCTAGAAAGCTTACTAGTGATCTTGGTTCTAGCGGACTATGGAATTTAGTTAATACTTTAACCAAAACTACTTCATCAGCATCTCCAACAATACCATTTCCACCTCTGCCGTTGCCAGGAGCAGCACCCCTACCAGGGGCAGTACCTCCACCAGGAGGAGCACCTCCACCAGGAGCAGTACCTCCGCCGGGAGGAGCGCCACCGCCAGGAGCAGTACCTCCGCCGGGAGGAGCGCCACCGCCAGGAGCAGTACCACCGCTGGGAGGAGCACCTACACCAGGAGCAGTACCTCCACCGGGAGGAGCACCTCTACCAGGAGCAGCACCTCTACCAGGAGCAGCACCTCTACCAGGAGCAGCACCTCCACCGGGAGGAGCACCTACACCAGGAGCAGTACCTCCACCAGGAGGAGCACCTCTACCAGGAGCAGCACTCTCCTGA
- the LOC135840974 gene encoding uncharacterized protein LOC135840974 isoform X1, with product MMTMFWVSNIYILLLVTCLGNAQFFDYFDDSNPCPPYPLTFGSNVGFVVPNATDPCVAPLPQPNPVPPAGNKAAPEPGAGGNCSVINPNGSLEKGNSLFIILDPKSLQAILQVVPPCNKTDVPPPPTGALPPPSAGGPLPLAPGGPPPPPTGGPAPPPTGALPPPPAGGPLPPPAGGPPPPSTGGLSPPTGGSPPPPGGGPPPLSPPASAIPPENAGPPPAAPSDTGGAAPVPPGVGPGTDDTPNTAENKDKPAPLVKRQVPADSPAIPEVNPVDPNLIPPAGPAPGPIDPSIPPIPEVNPIDPNLVPPAGPAPGQIDPNLVPPAGPAPGPIDPNLVPPAGPAPGPIDPSIPPIPEVNPIDPNLVPPAGPAPGPVDPSVPPLPEVNPTDPNLVPPTGPAPGPIDPSVPPLPEVNPLDPSLPTGLPVDPNAIPLPEAPPIDNAIPPPPTTPGGLLCNLLTLIQTLVNSILQFVLNLLKQLIHLIIQLLENIIRTLLGKLLPDILKTLEQLLGSLLPNLLKDVGNLVDTALNDLLGKHGLVPGLVNGLSGPGALIGGSNGNSAPVISAVNGIITDVEELVKDILEVPVVDTVRLLEDVSKLLNNTLEDLLDDVEKLADDLLTDLLGNSSIVAGLTNDVTTLLKDVLGDTVCNVEKLLTNSNSLGQLIQNLLKLIRNLLDDVLRDVDKLLVDKLVKLLGEKGLLDKLLDNLLKLLTDLLNNLLAPKLKQLENSQIIKNPDEFKKEAIAKVANSIPGSNVIPGGPLLGDSLALALDGLLNDLIKTVQNLLKNLKDLLVGRNSGLINNLLNTVRKLLDNLLKNLGRGVGVLLPPAVSKLINPSALLGPLGTVITNILKLVVCDSCKKPIPPVTTAPPVTDVPPVTDVPPVTDVPPVTVPPIDSNSSLPCIPYYYPIPPIGEDCIEDNLFDNINDPDGFVSGLNVYQDFISRNIYDSIAGEFGDSLVDSLLGSDYRDCRGLSDSSLFPLDFEALPNRLINGLEESRKLTSDLGSSGLWNLVNTLTKTTSSASPTIPFPPLPLPGAAPLPGAVPPPGGAPPPGAVPPPGGAPPPGAVPPPGGAPPPGAVPPLGGAPTPGAVPPPGGAPLPGAAPLPGAAPLPGAAPPPGGAPTPGAVPPPGGAPLPGAALS from the exons ATGATGACGATGTTTTGG GTATCCAACATCTATATTCTACTTCTCGTGACGTGTCTCGGCAATGCCCAATTCTTCGATTACTTTGACGATTCCAATCCATGTCCACCTTATCCATTGACTTTTGGTAGCAACGTAGGTTTCGTTGTGCCAAATGCAACAGATCCTTGTGTTGCTCCATTACCTCAGCCAAATCCTGTACCACCAGCTGGGAACAAAGCAGCACCCGAACCAGGGGCAGGTGGTAACTGTTCTGTGATTAACCCGAATGGAAGTTTGGAAAAAGGCAATTCTCTGTTTATAATTCTCGATCCTAAATCTTTGCAAGCGATATTGCAAGTTGTTCCGCCATGTAATAAGACTGATGTTCCACCTCCTCCAACAGGAGCCCTACCTCCTCCTTCAGCAGGTGGACCACTTCCGCTTGCGCCTGGAGGACCACCACCACCTCCAACAGGTGGACCGGCACCTCCTCCAACAGGAGCACTACCACCTCCCCCAGCAGGTGGACCACTTCCTCCTCCGGCAGGAGGACCACCACCACCCTCAACAGGAGGACTATCACCTCCAACAGGTGGATCACCACCTCCTCCAGGAGGAGGACCACCACCATTATCACCGCCAGCATCAGCAATTCCACCTGAAAATGCTGGACCACCTCCAGCTGCACCAAGTGATACTGGTGGTGCAGCTCCTGTACCACCAGGAGTTGGCCCTGGTACAGATGATACACCAAATACGGCTGAAAATAAGGATAAACCGGCTCCTCTTGTGAAAAGGCAAGTTCCGGCAGACTCACCAGCCATTCCTGAAGTGAACCCAGTTGATCCGAACTTAATACCTCCTGCCGGACCTGCGCCTGGACCAATTGACCCATCCATACCTCCCATTCCTGAAGTGAACCCAATTGATCCAAACTTAGTACCTCCTGCCGGACCTGCGCCTGGACAAATTGACCCAAACTTAGTACCTCCTGCAGGACCTGCGCCTGGACCAATTGATCCAAATTTAGTACCTCCTGCCGGGCCTGCGCCTGGACCAATTGACCCATCCATACCTCCCATTCCTGAAGTGAACCCAATTGATCCAAACTTGGTACCTCCTGCAGGACCTGCGCCTGGACCAGTTGACCCATCCGTACCTCCCCTTCCTGAAGTGAACCCAACTGATCCAAACTTAGTACCTCCTACAGGACCTGCACCTGGACCAATTGACCCATCTGTACCTCCCCTTCCTGAAGTGAACCCACTCGATCCAAGTCTTCCTACTGGTTTACCTGTTGATCCAAATGCAATTCCTTTACCTGAAGCACCACCTATTGATAATGCAATTCCTCCTCCTCCAACTACACCAGGTGGCCTCCTATGCAACCTATTAACATTGATACAGACTTTGGTAAATTCGATATTACAATTTGTTCTGAATCTCTTAAAgcaattgattcatttaataaTTCAGCTATTAGAAAACATCATCAGAACACTTCTTGGTAAGTTGTTACCAGACATACTGAAAACTCTAGAGCAGTTGTTAGGCTCGTTGCTCCCAAATCTCTTGAAGGATGTGGGGAACTTGGTCGATACCGCATTAAATGACCTACTTGGCAAACATGGATTAGTGCCTGGATTAGTCAATGGCCTTTCAGGACCTGGAGCACTGATTGGGGGTTCAAACGGTAATTCTGCTCCTGTAATCAGTGCTGTGAATGGAATTATAACAGACGTGGAAGAATTAGTGAAAGACATACTGGAAGTTCCTGTGGTAGATACAGTCCGCTTACTTGAAGATGTCTCCAAGCTGTTGAACAACACATTGGAAGATTTATTAGACGATGTTGAAAAACTAGCTGATGATCTATTGACTGATTTATTGGGTAACTCATCCATTGTTGCTGGTTTAACaaatgatgtaacaactttattaAAAGATGTTCTGGGAGACACAGTGTGCAACGTTGAAAAACTACTAACAAATAGCAACTCATTAGGCCAATTgattcaaaacttgttgaaattgatcagaaatctactggatgATGTCCTAAGAGAcgttgataaattactggttgATAAGCTAGTCAAGCTACTTGGAGAGAAAGGATTACTAGATAAGTTACTAGACAATCTTCTCAAACTTCTGACAGATTTGTTGAACAATTTACTCGCACCCAAGTTGAAACAAttggaaaattctcaaattatcaaaaacccAGACGAATTCAAAAAAGAAGCTATAGCCAAAGTGGCGAATAGTATACCTGGCTCAAACGTCATTCCTGGAGGACCTCTGCTTGGAGATAGTTTAGCACTTGCTTTAGATGGGCTTCTCAACGACTTgataaaaactgttcaaaatttgcttaaaaacttgaaagattTACTAGTTGGCAGGAATAGTGGCTTAATCAATAATTTACTGAATACCGTTCGCAAATTACTCGACAATCTGTTGAAAAACTTGGGTAGAGGAGTGGGAGTACTATTACCTCCCGCTGTATCGAAATTGATAAATCCATCTGCCCTACTTGGACCTCTTGGTACTGTTATAACAAATATCTTGAAGCTAGTTGTATGCGATTCTTGTAAGAAACCAATACCTCCTGTAACAACCGCGCCACCAGTAACAGATGTGCCTCCAGTTACTGATGTGCCCCCAGTTACAGACGTGCCTCCAGTTACTGTACCTCCAATTGACTCGAATTCTTCTCTGCCATGTATTCCATATTACTACCCCATTCCACCCATTGGTGAAGATTGCATTGAAGATAACTTGTTTGATAACATCAACGATCCTGATGGTTTTGTATCAGGACTAAATGTGTATCAAGATTTCATCAGTCGTAATATCTACGACAGTATTGCTGGAGAGTTTGGAGATTCGTTAGTTGATTCTTTACTTGGATCTGACTATAGAGATTGTCGAGGACTTAGTGACAGTAGCTTGTTTCCTTTAGATTTTGAGGCATTACCAAATCGTTTAATAAATGGTTTAGAAGAATCTAGAAAGCTTACTAGTGATCTTGGTTCTAGCGGACTATGGAATTTAGTTAATACTTTAACCAAAACTACTTCATCAGCATCTCCAACAATACCATTTCCACCTCTGCCGTTGCCAGGAGCAGCACCCCTACCAGGGGCAGTACCTCCACCAGGAGGAGCACCTCCACCAGGAGCAGTACCTCCGCCGGGAGGAGCGCCACCGCCAGGAGCAGTACCTCCGCCGGGAGGAGCGCCACCGCCAGGAGCAGTACCACCGCTGGGAGGAGCACCTACACCAGGAGCAGTACCTCCACCGGGAGGAGCACCTCTACCAGGAGCAGCACCTCTACCAGGAGCAGCACCTCTACCAGGAGCAGCACCTCCACCGGGAGGAGCACCTACACCAGGAGCAGTACCTCCACCAGGAGGAGCACCTCTACCAGGAGCAGCACTCTCCTGA